TTTGTCGAGCCATGCGATCTCCGCCGGCGTGAGCTTCGACCGTgctttcttcttcttcattgtggGGTGGGCGGTGGTGGCAACCGGGTCAACGGGTTTCTTCGGGGCGCCGACCACGGAGGAGGGAGTGGAGGGGGAGCGCGGGAGGGTTTTTGGGAATGAGAGGGAAAGTAGAAGCGTTGTGTCCTCGACGGGCGGGCCGGTGGAGGACAAGGGCGCGTGTCCCGCCTGTCCGTTTCGACAACTTCTCCCTTCTCCCCACCTGATGCCACAAGCCATCCGTAAAGTGTAATCTGTAGAATCTATCCGTAAGTGTAGCATTACTGCTCATCGCACACGCCACTTTCCCCCGAAAGAGCTTCCCATCTCATAAAAAAGGTTGGCTCCACCACCACATATACATATATTCTTAGTTTTACCAAAAACAGCTTAAAGCATCTAAGCATCACATACTGTTGCCAAGATGCAAAGATGATGTATTTTTGGGACATTAGAGATTCAGTTTCTCACCTTTATGCCACCAAGGGGGGCATACATATATAGGACAAAGGCTCTTGTCGAGACCAGATCCCTCTATTTCTCCATCCATCATCGTCGTCACAATCTAGAGAGAGAGTGAGAGCGTGAccagtagtagagatagagagagagCCCATCCGACCATCGACTCCAGTCCTAGAGAGAGAAAAATccatcggagggggaaggaagcaacgagggagggaggaaggaaggaaggaaagGAGGCAGCTTTAAAAAAGAGTCAAACTCCGTCCGGCTCCCCCACTTTCTCTCTCTACATCGCCCAATCCCCCCGCACCAATCGCCGTCGCGTCACTGCCCCGTCCCCCCCTCCGCGCTCGCTCCTGCTCCCCCCCCTCCCCTCCGCGCCGCTACCCCGCCTAGGGTTCCGGCCGCCCGATTGGGAAACCCTAGCTCCCCCTCCGGCGCCGGAAGGCGGCGCCTTTCTTCCTTTTTCCGCAAAAATTCCCCGCGGATTCCCGACTTCCGGCCGCCAAAACCCTAGCTTTGGGGCTGGGATCGGGGAATCCGGGCGGCGCGCGCGCGGATCCCGCCCGAATCGGTGGGGAGGCGCCCTGATCCGCCCCTAGGGTTTCGCGGGGGACCCGGCCCATGttcgcggcggcggcagcggcatgCTGCTGCTGACTCGCTGGGCGAGATGCAGCGGTACGCGGGCGCCGGCAACAGCAACAGCTCTGGGTTTAGCGGCGGCCCGGCGTCGGCCGGCGGCAGGGACAGCTCCAGGCTCGATGTCTCGCCCTACGCTCCGCCCAATTACCCCCTGAACCCGAGGTATTAACACGCCCCTGTTCTGCTCTGTCCGTGCAAATTTAGCTGCTTAATCAAACCGGTATCGACAATAGCGTAGTGTTAGCGAGCCGAGGCGCGCCAATTAGTCTGTATTTAGTTGGTAGTAGTCTCTCATGGATCAGTAATTACGCAGCAAGCTAGAAGGTATGGTGCCGTAGTAATGGCGTTTCGTTAGAGGCATTACTGTGTTCCGTTTCCGTTACTACGCCACGTGCACGCTTGAACTTCCAATAATGAACCCGCCGTATGCTATACTTGGATTTTTCAGTGTATGGAATGAAATGAATAGCTACCCTTTATATGAACTATTATTCTGTCACAACCTAGTATTGTACAGCCGAAGCTATTTTAATTGAACCAAGTGCAAGCTAAGCCATCATATTTACCGTCACTTGTCTTTAAGATGGACTAGCTAGCTCATTTTCTGAATAACACTTCACAGTTTCGCGGAGCATCAGGTCCTTATCATTGGTTATCTATGGCATTACATTATACATCAATCTGTACTGTTGGAACAAAAAAGGAACTGCAGACTCTGTTTGTTGCAAAATGGAGATTTTTGCTTTTCATTGGGGTGAAATAAACCCCCAACCTTCACAGCTAATTTTACTCGAGGAATAAAAAATGCATCTTTTCCCCCTAAAAAGGAGTCTTTCGTCACTTTTATCCTATACCATAAATTCGCAGTATCTAATATAACCACTACCTACGTTCCAAAATATATGATGTTTTTGGTAGGCTAGctccgttccaaaataaatgATGTTTTGGTAGGCTAGTTTAGCCTATcatatattttggaacggaggtaGTAGAACGTAGGGTTCTTGATGACTAGAAAAACAGTATGCTGGTGGCAAAATCAATTAATCGTTGCCATGTTTCCGGTGAAGTAAGTTGACACTACTATCCAAATCTGTCATTTGCATTTTCCTGTGCCAGTAGTAAATTGTGACCTGTGTTTCCTAATACTACTGTTTTTCAGGCGACAACAACAGCTAGCTCCGTACAGGCTAAAGTGTGACAGGGAACCACTTAACAACAAGTATGTATAAACTTCTGAACCAAAAGCACTTCACTGAAAGAGCCAGAGTATGCGGCTTATTAATTTATTGTCCGCCTCACAGTGGTTGTATTTTGGTTACTTTCTTTGCCCTCAGTTTCAGCATTGACTCATTGTTTGCATATGTGAACACATTTCCATTGCTCTTTTTGGCTACAGATACTAGTTGTTTTGTCCTGTGATATGACTTCACTTAGTCTCACTCAGTAGTCCTCTTCGATATGGCTCTTTTGTAGGCTTGGACCACCTGACTTCTATCCTCAAACCCCAAACTGTCCTGAAGAGACGTTAACCAAAGAATATGTACAGTCTGGGTACAAGGAGACTGTTGAAGGAATAGAGGTGCGTTTGGGCATAAAAGCTTTGTACGATGCATTAATTTAGGGCCACCCCCCTGCTTATTGAATATTGTCATGGGTTTAGAGTTAGACATAATTATAAATTTACTACATATCTATCGTTCTTGACTGTTATTATTTCTTTGATGGGCTTGATAGGAAGCAAGAGAGATCGTACTCAGTCATATCTCATACTTCTGCAAGCCAGATATAGTTGGAAAATGCAAGGAGGTAAGAAAATTTGGTCGTGGGGGTATCTTGTTTTCCCAGTATGTATAACTAATTACTGCTTAATTTTGTATGATATGATTTCAGTCCTAACCATTTATGTTTCACCTTTCTGTAACCCAATCAGCACCAGGGTGTTACAGATTTATTTACCTTCTGTACTGTACGAGTTTATACATAGATGATTTGATGATAGGTTGACTGTAAAACAGGAATTATCTTTTGCCCATCTGTTTTCTGTTtgttttactccctccgttcctaaatataagtctttttagagattccactatggactacatacagagcaaaataagtgaatctacactctaaaatatgtctatatacatccgtttgtagtttgtagtggaatctctaaaaagacttacatttgggaacggagggagtagttcactaGCCTGAAAAACAAATTGCTATTGTGGATGGTGTAATGGCTAGTTGATCTCTATCATCAATAATGAAATGCTTGTTTGCACTAGCTGATCATCCATGCATACATGATACATGTAATCATTGAAAACCTTACTCTGATGTTTGATGTCACGGCTTGTTTGCTTCTGTTCTCTTTGGGTGCTGTGTGGAGACGGTAGCATCTAGCGCTGTCAGGGTTTGGGGTTCAACTTGGCTGGTTATGCAGAAGGCAAGGCTGGGCTGTCTTCCTTTTATATTTGAGTTGAATCGGAGGTTCTATTAAGTTTACCTTGTTGATCTGTAATGTTTCAAGAACGTGACTTCAACGTGAAGGGCTCAGGGGAGGATTGTAGATGCATTATATGATTGTTAGGAATTACTAGTTCCTAACCTTTCTCGCTGATGGATAGCACGTGGAACCTTAAAAGCACACCTTTCATTTCTTTGTTACATTTCTTTCTTTCCCTCTTTTTCCGTTTTATGTATTGGGTGGAGACTATGGCTACACTTCACACCTTTTGTTGTCCATTGTTTTCTGAAGGCACTAAAGAAACGGTTAAGGGCTATTAATGAATCTCGTGCTCAAAAGAGAAAGGTATCGCGTCATCGCTCTTGATTTGGCTAATTTGCTTCAATGTGGATGTCTGTCAAACTTGATATGTCTTATCTTCTGATATGTCAAACAGACCAGTGACTTTTCCTGTTTTCATAGGCTGGCCAAGTTTATGGAGTTCCTCTTTCTGGATCACTGTTGATAAAACCTGGAGTTTATCCGGAGCAAAGACCATGTAATGAGGACTCCCGCAGAAAATGGGCTGAGGTTGGCTGAAATGACCTTCTGTTTGTTATTAAAATTTCTTTTAAATAGGACGCTGGCAGAAGTTCTGCAATTTGTTATCTATTTCACCAAAAACTTTATCTCACTCATCTTTGCATGATGGTTAGGTGTTTTTCTTTAGTTCAGTATTTGCATACCAGTTAATGATGAACTGTATTTCTTTTGCGGAGTTGCTTTGACTTCAACCCTGTATTACCGTTTGGCAATTATTATGTTGTTTGGCATAGGCGGTATCTTTGTAGATCTCCCTTGCTGTATCTCATAAAATTTTGCATCTAGCAAGGGTGTGAAGGCTAATAGGATGCGAATCTTGATTTGTGGTTTTTACTGGCACCGAGTTTACTTTTGTTACATTGCTGCTGCCATGGCTATGCTTAGTTTAACTTATTTTTCTTGTTTGTGTGTGCCATTACTCTGCAGGCCCTTGCCCAGCCAAACAAGCGACTGCGTTTGTTATCTGAGCACGTTCCTCATGGTTATCGTAGGAAATCACTTTTTGATGTTCTTACTCGATGCAATGTTCCATTACTAAGGGCAACATGGTTTGTGAAAGTTACATACCTAAATCAGGTTTGCAATTCTTTTGAGCCATCTCATGCTTCCTACCAACTGGCATATATTATATAATAATTGTAACAAAGTCCTGCTGTAGCCACAGGTTCGACCAACATCCAGCAGTATCTCAACTGGTGCTTCTGATAATCAACGATCTAACCAGTGGACAAAGGATGTTGTTGAATATTTGCAACAGCTTCTGGACGAATTTAATCTAAAAGAGGCACATCCGTCTTTTAAAGAACAGCCGTCAGCAGGGCTTATTTCTGGAGCAACTCAAGTAAAATTGAAACATGAAGCACCCTCAGCTGGTGGAGATACTGAAGAGCCCTTGGTGCACTTCAAATGGTGGTATATGGTTCGTCTTGTCCAATGGCATCTCACAGAAGAATTGCTAGTTCCCTCGGTACTTATTGAATGGTTATGTTACCAACTTCAGGTACTTTTGTTGCATTGAAAGAGTGATTTGTCATATTCCATGATGTTTCAGTTCCCTTGACAGTGTTTTTTCTCGTTAATGATTTGCTTCTACCCTCCACCAGGAGAGAGATTCAGTTGAGGCCTTGGAGCTTCTTTTGCCTATTGTACTTGGCTTGGTTGAGACCATCACTCTCTCACAAACATATGTGCGCATGTTTGTGGAAATTCTGGTTAGACGTCTGAGTGATGCTTCTGCTGTTGATAATCCGAAAAGGTCATCTATCTCTTCTGTTATAGCTGAGTTACTGCGATACATGGTACTTGCGGTGCCAGATACATTTGTTTCTTTGGACTGCTTTCCTCTTCCTTCATTTGTGGCCCCTGATGTATATGGTAGAGGTGCTTTGCTGAAGATAACTGGTGGTGGTGAAATGTCTAGTTCTAAGAGGCGGGATGTGTACCGGTATCTGTCCTGCGGTTATGCTGTCTGTTCAATTCAGAGACGAGCATCTGATCTGGCGACCCTTGCCAGTCCTAATGTTCATGCACGTGGTGCAGCGAAAGTGGTACAGGCTTTGGACAAGGCTCTTGTCACAGGAAATTTGACAATGGCGTATTCTTCACTCTTTAATGATCTATCTGATGCATTAATGGAAGAAAGGTGGATTAAAGAAGTCAGTCCTTGCTTGCAGTCTTCTCTAATGTGGATTGGGACTGTTGAGTTATCCCTAATCTGTTCcatattttttctttgtgaatgGGCAACATGTGATTATCGTGATTGCCGTACATCTCCCAGTCAGAATGTAAAATTTACAGGAAGAAGAGATTTATCTCAGATACATCTGGCAGTGTCTATCTTGAAAAACAAAATGACCGAGATGAATAAATTGTCTCGGTCTAAGAGTAGCAGTCGCATTGCAATGAATAATATCGGTAAAGGTTCTTCGCTGAATGATGCTTCAGTGGCTGCAACTAAAGTGGGTGATTCTTCTGGATTGAGAAGTAATGGAAAAaatgaggaggagaagaaggaaaggaaggATATCTTTGAAAGTCCTGGTCCATTGCATGACATCATTGTGTGCTGGCTGGATCAACATGAGGTTAGCAGTGCTGCAGGTTTTAAACGTGTGGATGTTCTCATCATAGAGCTTATTCGCAGCGGTGTATTTTATCCTCAAGCTTATGTAAGGCAGCTAATTATTAGTGGAGTAACCGATAAGAATGGTACTCTGCTAGATATGGAAAGGAAAAGGAGGCACCACAGAATTTTAAAGCAGCTTCCTGGGTCGTCTTTATTTGATATTCTCGAGGAAGATGTAGTTGCTGAAGAGCAACAATTGCATGAGGTGATGTCAACATATTCCAGTGAACGACGCCTTGTGCTTTCTGAACTTTCAAGTGGTCAGTCATTTGATGCAAATAACAGGGGTGAGTATACTTCAAGTTCCTACCTCCGGATTCCATCAGGAACTAATCACGGCGGTGTGCCTGAACAAGTAGAAGATGTGAAAGTTCTGGTGTCGAGCCTGTTGTGTTTTATATATCCCCACTCGGCAGAATCAGAACAAAATGAAACTAAAATGAACTTTCAAGGATCGTCTACTTCAACACTGACACAAGTTGATACCGGAGAAGCAAAAAACGGCTGTGAGGATTGTATGAGGATTAATGGACAAAAGTTGGATGAGAGAACCTCTCCTTTCTTCCCATTGATTCAATCAGACGAGGAAGATGTTTGGTGGGTGAGGAAAGGGACAGAGCTACAAGAATCTTTTAAGGCTGAACCTGCACTGAAGTCTATTAAGCAAACTTCTAGAGGTAGAGCAAAAGTGGTTCGCAAAACACAGAATCTGGCACAGCTTGCGACTGCTAAAATTGAAGGCAGTCAGGGGGAGGCATCTACAAGTCATCTTTGCGAGAGCAAGCTGAGCTGTCCTCACCATAAACCTAGCACTGATGGTGACAATGGCAAAGATGCTGATCACACGAGGATGACAAATCTGGCTGAAGTTGGGAAGTCATTGAAGAAACTTAGATTGCTTGAAAGGCGCTCCATTTCTGTGTGGTTGTTGAAATCAGTAAGGCAACTTGTTGAAGGAAATGAAACGACAGCTTGCAAAGCTAGCAATTCCATAAGCTCATTTTCCTCTCAGCCTGATGACAAAACTGTGCCCAAATGGAGGCTAGGAGATGAAGAACTGATGTCAATTCTCTATATACTGGACACATGCTGTGATTTAGCCTCTGCTGCAAGGTTCCTTGTATGGTTGCTAGCAAAAATTCGTGGAGGAATGGGTACGCTTGGTCAAGTTGGGAGAAGTGCGGCGCATATGAAGAACAGAGATAACCAAGTTTGTCAGGTCGGTGAGGCATTTGTGTTCTCATCCTTGCTTAGGTACGTTTCTCCTAATGTTGATTCCATTAGTCTCAGTTTAAGTAAACGTGAAGCAGGCAACATGGGAATAGAAGATAATGAAATTTTAGTCAGAAGATAATGAAATTTTAGTCACTAGTATAGATGATAGTATCATCTTCTGTTTTGTTGTTTCTGCATCTATGTGAAACGAAAACGTGGCCTAAATTGTGGTGATTTCATGTGTGTTTTGCCTTATCAAGTTCCATGTCATGAAGGTTTACTAGAAATGAACAATACTTGTGTGATGTCTGCAGTCTGTTCTCATATATCCACCACCATTTATCTATTAAGTAGACACTGTTTTGTTTTTATGTGCTGATATGCCCTACAATTTAGTAAGAGTTACTTATGTTTCTGGTTTTATATGTAGACGTGCTCAGTGTTTTTTATGCTTACAGATGTGAATTAGTGGGAATGAACTTTTTGAAGCAACTATTCAGTTAAAGATTTGTTTTTGAACGTAAACAAAGTTCCTTGACTAGAGAGGGTAGCGAGAGAGATAGTCATATGTGATGAACTGATGTTTCGACTTAGCTATATACTGTATATTGATTTTCTCTGATGGCTCTACTATGTAATCCTTGCAGGTACGAGAACATACTTCTTGCAACTGATCTTTTGCCTGAAGTCCTCAATGCTTCAACAAACAGAAATTTTGTGTTAGGAACTGCAAGGCATCCCGCACCAGCAGCTTTTCCTTATACCCGGTATTTTTTGAGGAAATATAGGGATGTGGCTAGCGTGGTTAGGTGGGAGAAAATTTTTAGGACCACGTGTGACCAGCGACTGCTAGCTGATCTTGATAATGGTCGGTCGATTGATGGTGATTTTGTTTCCTCTTCGGGAGTCTTAGGAGGTGAAGAGATTGATGATCAAGTCCGTCAAAAGCTTAGCGGAAGGGGTTCAAGAATTATTCCAAATATGAAGGAGATAGTGCAGCGGCAAGCTGAAGAGATTCAACGCAATTTGAAAGAAAAGAAAATTCCTGCAGCACCCAAGAGTCCCTCTTTTGAGAAGGAAGACAGTTTTCAAATTGCACATGACACTGTTTTGGGCTTAGTAGAATGTATCAGGCAAAACGGAGGAGCAACTCCAGATGGAGACCCTTCAGCAGTTGCTTCTGCCGTTTCTGCAGTTGTTGTGAATGCCGGGCATGTCATAGCTAAACATTTGGATTTTGCAGGGGGTAACTATCATGGAGTTGCTTCTATTGGTAATTCATTAAGCTTTGTTCGGCACACTTTGCACATCCACATAAATTCTCTCTGCTTACTGAAAGAAGCTCTTGGGGACCGCTTCAGTCGGGTTTTTGAAGTAGCTCTGGCTGTTGAAGCTTCTTCAGCTGTTACAGCAGCTTTTGCTCCTCCTAAGGTCCAGCGCAATCAGTTTCAACCATCTTCTGAGACTCATGATGCCTATGGAAATCATACAAATGAACCTCTAAGTACCTCAGGGAAAGGCTTTGTTGGGAGGGCTGGAAAAGTAGCCGCTGCTATCTCTGCACTTGTTGTGGGTGCTGTTGTTCATGGAGCTGTCAGTCTTGAGCGGATGATTGCTGTCCTGAAAGTAAAAGATGGCTTGGAAATTCAGCAGGTCCTAAGAGGTTTGAGACCTAGCAATAATGGTGCGTCCCGTTCTGCTGTAACATTTAAGATGGATAATTCAATAGAGGTTTTGGTTCACTGGTTTAGGATTCTATTGGGAAACTGTAGAACCGTCTATGATGGGCTTATTGCAGACATTCTTGGTGAGTCGTATGTTCTGGCACTCTCGAGGTTGCAGCAGAAGCTTCCTTTGAGTGTGGTATTTCCTCCAGCCTATTCAATTTTTGCAATAGTACGTTGGAGGCAGTATATCCTTAGCCGAGAAGACATGCAAGTTTACCAGTCTATTGCAAATGCAATAAATGACATCACTAGGCATCAACCTTTTCGAGATATTTGCTTTCGTAATACACATCAGCTGTATGATCTTCTGGCTGCTGATGTTGGTGATTCGGAGTTTGCTGCAATGCTTGAAACACATTGCTCCGACAAGAATGTGAGGCAGCTATTTATGCCTCTCCGTGGCCGTCTTTTTCTGAACGCCCTTGTTGATTGTAAAACACCAGCAGTTATTCAGGTGGATGGTTCTGAACCTGGTGAGGCAAAAGAGAATGAGTTAAAAGTCCTCTCGGAGAGGCTTGTTCAGTCCCTAGATACCCTCCAACCTGCAAAGTTCCATTGGCAATGGGTTGAGTTGAGACTTCTTTTAGATGAACAGGCTCTTGCAGAGAAACTTGACAAAGCTGAAAAAAGTAAGATACCGATGCCGATACTGATGACACTTGCAGACGGGCTTCGGAAGCTGTCCCCTAATTCCGAGAGCTTTACACTATCTGAAAGCGAGAAAGGGTTTACTGAAATCATCCTGTCGAGATTAGTTGCCAGACCTGATGCTGCTCCTCTCTATTCTGAAGTTGTCCACCTTCTTGGGAAGCTACAGGAGTCACTTGTCGTGGATGTCAAATGGATCCTTCAAGGGCAAGATGCTGTTCTGGGACGCAAGTCCACAAGACAGCAGCTTCTTACTATTGCTACACGAAGAGGTGTTCCAATAAAGGCACAGGTTTGGAAACCATGGGGATGGTCCAGCTTGCTCACTGATGTAATGGCTAACAGAAGTGCCAAGAGGAAACTGGAAGCCGCTCCGATCGAGGAAGGAGAAGTTGTGGATGACCCTGCCGATGCCAAAAGGCCAAGCAAAAGTACCCCAAATAATGTCGATAGAAGCGTTGAAGCCACCAGATCTAATATAAATAAATATGTAACtgagaaggcctttgctgaattAATGTTGCCATGCATCGACAGGAGTTCGCCTGAATTTCGCAGTATATTTGCTGGTGAATTGATCAAACAGATGGGAACTGTCAGTGAACACATCAAAGCAATATCACGAAATGGTGCCAAACATGTTGGTTTAGTTCCTTCAGGAAATGATGTTTCATCGAACAAATCCAGTGGTCGAAAAGGAATTCGAGGTGGAAGTCCAAATATTGGCAGGCGAGTCACGGTTGGTAATGATCCAACTCCTCCTTCAGCATCTGCTCTGCAGGCAATAGTGTGGCTGCGCCTCCAATTTATCATCAGGCTGCTTCAAGTAATCCTGGCAGATAGGTGAGTATTGAAAAACAGTATAGTTTTGTTTGAAGTTAATTTTGCTTGGAGATTTTCCTGATATTAGTTTTTCAAATGATCAACATCTCTATTAAAAAACATCATTGCTTAGTTTTAAATTCTTAGTGTGACGTGTATTTCATGTACTAGATCACTAGCATGCTTGGGTAGTGTGAAACATCTCTATTCTTTTGATACTTTAGGGCATTGCTGTCCCTCAAGTGCAACTTGTGACTGTTTCTTTTCCTATACTAATGATTAATCTTGTATTTTCATGTTCTTACTAAAAACTCTAGGGGCATGAGGCATACACTTGCTCCTGCGATACTAAGCCTGCTTGCGGCACGCATAATCTATGAAGATGCAGATTCGCCCCTTCCTCCTGCCAGTTTGATTGCCTCGAGACGGGAAGTGGACTCTTTGCTGGAACCTCCCATGGATGTCCTGCTTGATCGCCCAAGCGAGAGTCTTTTCGAGAGGCTTTTATGTGTTTTCCATGCGCTGCTTGGCAATTGCAAACCAAGTTGGATGAAGTCGAAGCCAGTTTCCAAGCCAACCGTCAGAGCCTCACGAGATATCCCTGCATTTGATAATGAAGCGGCTGTCGCCTTGCAGGTCAGTTCAGTGTTTAAATCGATAACCGCTGTTACATGCTTTCTTGTTGCGTCATGTGCTATATATAATAATGTCTCGTTTCCTTCATCATATGCCACAAGTGGTTGATATGCACTTCCTGAATTGTGTTTCTCTGCCACTTTGTACTTCCCCACTGTCAGTAATGCTAACTTTCTTTTGCAGTCTGCGCTGGACCATATGGAGTTGCCTGGAGCAATCAGGAGAAGGATCCAGGCGGCGATGCCGATTCTCCCACCAGCTCGGCACCCTAGTATACAATGCCAGCCTTCCCAGCTGTCCTTGGCTGCACTGTCACCACTCCAGAGCACTCCATCTACATCAGGTCCTCAACAGAAAAGCACTTCTCACAGTTGGGTCCCCACCAACATCTCGAGCAGAAGCAAGGCGGTGTTGCCTCCCCAAGACCCCGAGATGGAGGTAGACCCCTGGACCTTGCTCGAGGACGGCACCAGCTGCCCCTCCACATCATCaggaagcaacagcgccagcggcATCGCCCCCGACCACTCCAACCTGAAGGCGTGCAGCTGGCTCAAGGGCGCGGTCAGGGTGCGGAGGGCGGAGCTGACATACATCGGGTCTCTGGACGACGACAGCTGACGCACAGCCACGGCGAGGGCGACCTGTCCTCGCACCGGACCGAACTCTTCTCCAGTGTACAAGAGGGTGGAAACCGCCGCCTTATGTGGCGGCCCCCGTGTAGAATACCGACCGACCGACCTTGCCCCTGTTTTGTTGCTAGGGCGCCTCGCAGGAGCGACGGTGTACATAGTGGGGGACATTAGTCCGCTCCGCGAGCAGCGGGCCCTGTCTGTGTAGCTTAATTAATTATCCAGGTTTAGGagagatgatgatgatggtgatgcacCTTAGCTGATTCGCCGAAAAGGCTCATATATTCTTTGGTCTGGTTGTGGTGCAAGTTGCTCTGCTGCTGCTTTTAACTGAGATGGTTTTGACCTGTTGATATATGATTGTTGGCTGGCTTCCTGCCTGTGAAACATTTGGTTGGTGCCAAGTTGGTGGATCTGTGGTATGCTCCATGTTCCATTTTCAGGATCCACTTGCATTTTGTGACTGAATTTTTGTCGTCGATTTGACCGATAGTAGTACATGAGTCGGGCGTCGTAAATACAAATTATACCATTGCAAACTTCTTTTCAAATATGGTATAGTTTTCTTTGGAAGCGCATGATCCAAGCTTTGTTGGTTAAACATGTTGGTCAGACTTAAATCTCGAAATACGTGTGTGCAATATTTGTTTTCGGAAAGGAGAGGGTACCAAAGGCCATTGCAAGGTCGTGGATTTCTTTCAATGTGTTCATTCTTGTTTCATGGGGATAAACTCTGAAATTTCCCAAAAGGATTGAAAATGGCGCTAAAATTTCAGGACGCGCGTACACGGCCGTCTGACTAGGGCTGGGAAAAATACAAATGAATCCAAGACGAGGACGAGCATCCACACGATTCCTATTTGACTTATGTTCTGTTGTTCACGAGTTTTCTTTTGTGATTTTGCCTTGATGCATACGCCCTCTGTAGACAAAATATAAGGCTCTTATAtgtctttacggagggagtagttaaaaGAAGCAGTCTTACTAAATCTTAGTCGACTGAGACTTAGTTAAGTCTTAGACGATGCTATATCCACGAGATTTTACATTAAGATCCGTgcaattatttatttatttttttctctttctttcttgcatgTCATGTCATTTGATCGAGTCTTGGTTAAATATGAGTCGACTGAAACCTAACCACACCTTTAAAGAAATGCTAGATGAAAAAGTCTCGCTTTGCAGAAATTGTGATGCCTGAGGCACCGTGCCG
This genomic window from Aegilops tauschii subsp. strangulata cultivar AL8/78 chromosome 4, Aet v6.0, whole genome shotgun sequence contains:
- the LOC109762605 gene encoding mediator of RNA polymerase II transcription subunit 12 isoform X2 yields the protein MQRYAGAGNSNSSGFSGGPASAGGRDSSRLDVSPYAPPNYPLNPRRQQQLAPYRLKCDREPLNNKLGPPDFYPQTPNCPEETLTKEYVQSGYKETVEGIEEAREIVLSHISYFCKPDIVGKCKEALKKRLRAINESRAQKRKAGQVYGVPLSGSLLIKPGVYPEQRPCNEDSRRKWAEALAQPNKRLRLLSEHVPHGYRRKSLFDVLTRCNVPLLRATWFVKVTYLNQVRPTSSSISTGASDNQRSNQWTKDVVEYLQQLLDEFNLKEAHPSFKEQPSAGLISGATQVKLKHEAPSAGGDTEEPLVHFKWWYMVRLVQWHLTEELLVPSVLIEWLCYQLQERDSVEALELLLPIVLGLVETITLSQTYVRMFVEILVRRLSDASAVDNPKRSSISSVIAELLRYMVLAVPDTFVSLDCFPLPSFVAPDVYGRGALLKITGGGEMSSSKRRDVYRYLSCGYAVCSIQRRASDLATLASPNVHARGAAKVVQALDKALVTGNLTMAYSSLFNDLSDALMEERWIKEVSPCLQSSLMWIGTVELSLICSIFFLCEWATCDYRDCRTSPSQNVKFTGRRDLSQIHLAVSILKNKMTEMNKLSRSKSSSRIAMNNIGKGSSLNDASVAATKVGDSSGLRSNGKNEEEKKERKDIFESPGPLHDIIVCWLDQHEVSSAAGFKRVDVLIIELIRSGVFYPQAYVRQLIISGVTDKNGTLLDMERKRRHHRILKQLPGSSLFDILEEDVVAEEQQLHEVMSTYSSERRLVLSELSSGQSFDANNRGEYTSSSYLRIPSGTNHGGVPEQVEDVKVLVSSLLCFIYPHSAESEQNETKMNFQGSSTSTLTQVDTGEAKNGCEDCMRINGQKLDERTSPFFPLIQSDEEDVWWVRKGTELQESFKAEPALKSIKQTSRGRAKVVRKTQNLAQLATAKIEGSQGEASTSHLCESKLSCPHHKPSTDGDNGKDADHTRMTNLAEVGKSLKKLRLLERRSISVWLLKSVRQLVEGNETTACKASNSISSFSSQPDDKTVPKWRLGDEELMSILYILDTCCDLASAARFLVWLLAKIRGGMGTLGQVGRSAAHMKNRDNQVCQVGEAFVFSSLLRYENILLATDLLPEVLNASTNRNFVLGTARHPAPAAFPYTRYFLRKYRDVASVVRWEKIFRTTCDQRLLADLDNGRSIDGDFVSSSGVLGGEEIDDQVRQKLSGRGSRIIPNMKEIVQRQAEEIQRNLKEKKIPAAPKSPSFEKEDSFQIAHDTVLGLVECIRQNGGATPDGDPSAVASAVSAVVVNAGHVIAKHLDFAGGNYHGVASIGNSLSFVRHTLHIHINSLCLLKEALGDRFSRVFEVALAVEASSAVTAAFAPPKVQRNQFQPSSETHDAYGNHTNEPLSTSGKGFVGRAGKVAAAISALVVGAVVHGAVSLERMIAVLKVKDGLEIQQVLRGLRPSNNGASRSAVTFKMDNSIEVLVHWFRILLGNCRTVYDGLIADILGESYVLALSRLQQKLPLSVVFPPAYSIFAIVRWRQYILSREDMQVYQSIANAINDITRHQPFRDICFRNTHQLYDLLAADVGDSEFAAMLETHCSDKNVRQLFMPLRGRLFLNALVDCKTPAVIQVDGSEPGEAKENELKVLSERLVQSLDTLQPAKFHWQWVELRLLLDEQALAEKLDKAEKSKIPMPILMTLADGLRKLSPNSESFTLSESEKGFTEIILSRLVARPDAAPLYSEVVHLLGKLQESLVVDVKWILQGQDAVLGRKSTRQQLLTIATRRGVPIKAQVWKPWGWSSLLTDVMANRSAKRKLEAAPIEEGEVVDDPADAKRPSKSTPNNVDRSVEATRSNINKYVTEKAFAELMLPCIDRSSPEFRSIFAGELIKQMGTVSEHIKAISRNGAKHVGLVPSGNDVSSNKSSGRKGIRGGSPNIGRRVTVGNDPTPPSASALQAIVWLRLQFIIRLLQVILADRGMRHTLAPAILSLLAARIIYEDADSPLPPASLIASRREVDSLLEPPMDVLLDRPSESLFERLLCVFHALLGNCKPSWMKSKPVSKPTVRASRDIPAFDNEAAVALQSALDHMELPGAIRRRIQAAMPILPPARHPSIQCQPSQLSLAALSPLQSTPSTSGPQQKSTSHSWVPTNISSRSKAVLPPQDPEMEVDPWTLLEDGTSCPSTSSGSNSASGIAPDHSNLKACSWLKGAVRVRRAELTYIGSLDDDS